One region of Molothrus aeneus isolate 106 chromosome 1, BPBGC_Maene_1.0, whole genome shotgun sequence genomic DNA includes:
- the IL6 gene encoding LOW QUALITY PROTEIN: interleukin-6 (The sequence of the model RefSeq protein was modified relative to this genomic sequence to represent the inferred CDS: deleted 1 base in 1 codon; substituted 1 base at 1 genomic stop codon) has protein sequence MKFPRDCGCDRVRAGRRRPPALRAALLPPPLLLLLLLVPRAAAAPLPSADSSGEAELEEAADRRAVLPNSLNLARLLHDRATQLQNEVGTAAPRASTRSSLAHTAGPAASXQGATKPLRVSPQMCEKFTVCQNSVEMLLQNNLNLPKVTEKDGCLLAGFNEDKCLRKISSGLYTFQTYLKYIQETFISENQNVKSLSYNTERLAHIIKQMVINPEEVIIPDAATQESLHTKLKSTTAWTEKITIHLILRDFTSFMEKTVRAVRYLKNTRSFSA, from the exons ATGAAGTTTCCCCGGGACTGTGGCTGCGACCGTGTCCGCGCCGGCCGCCGCCGGCCGCCCGCCCTCCGCGCcgcgctgctgccgccgccgctgctgctgctgctgctgctggtgccgcgggccgccgccgccccgctgCCCAGCGCGGACTCTTCGGGGGAGGCCGAGCTGGAGGAGGCGGCGGATCGGCGGGCGGTGCTGCCCAACAGCCTGAACCTGGCGCGGCTGCTGCACGACCGGGCGACACAGCTGCAGAACGAGGTGGGTACGGCCGCACCGCGGGCAAGCACACGCTCG TCGCTCGCTCACACGGCTGGCCCGGCCGCCTCCTGACAAGGTGCGACCAAACCTCTCCGTGTCtctccccagatgtgcgagaagTTTACCGTCTGCCAGAACAGCGTGGAAATGCTCCTCCAGAACAACCTCAACCTCCCCAAGGTGACAGAGAAAGATGGGTGTCTGCTCGCCGGCTTTAATGAG GATAAATGCTTGAGAAAAATCTCCAGCGGGCTTTATACATTTCAGACATACCTCAAATACATACAAGAAACTTTTATAAGTGAAAACCAAAATGTTAAATCGCTATCCTATAATACAGAGCGCCTGGCACATATCATAAAACAGATG GTGATCAATCCTGAAGAAGTGATCATCCCAGATGCAGCTACCCAGGAATCCCTCCACACAAAGCTGAAGTCCACTACGGCTTGGACAGAGAAAATCACCATCCATCTCATCCTCCGAGACTTTACTTCATTTATGGAGAAGACAGTGAGGGCTGTGCGCTATTTGAAAAACACCAGGAGTTTCAGTGCTTGA